The Xanthobacter flavus genome includes a window with the following:
- the cobT gene encoding nicotinate-nucleotide--dimethylbenzimidazole phosphoribosyltransferase — protein sequence MFPQDTGSPFDDIRQLVATLPGPNEGAREAALARQEQLVKPPGALGRLEAIAAHLSAWQGNSMPTVNRPMVAVFAATHGVADLGVSPYPGAVTKQMMATFTAGKAAVNQICATFDAGLRVFDLALDYPTPDITTNAALDEKACAATMAFGMEAIAGGSDLLCLGEMGIGNTTVAAALCHGLYGGTAEEWVGAGTGASGEVLDRKIAAVRAAVAFHKDHLSDPLEVLRRLGGREIAAIAGAIIAARHEKVPVVLDGYVVTAAAAVLHAMNPSALDHCLAGHVSAEKAHRQLLDRLGLVPLLDLGMRLGEGSGAALSIGVVKAAVACHRGMATFAEAGVSEG from the coding sequence ATGTTCCCGCAAGATACCGGCTCGCCCTTCGACGACATCCGCCAGCTCGTCGCCACCCTGCCCGGCCCCAATGAGGGCGCCCGCGAGGCGGCGCTGGCCCGGCAGGAGCAGTTGGTGAAGCCGCCCGGCGCGCTCGGGCGGCTCGAAGCCATCGCCGCCCATCTCTCCGCCTGGCAGGGCAATTCCATGCCCACCGTCAACCGCCCCATGGTGGCGGTGTTCGCCGCGACCCACGGCGTGGCCGATCTCGGCGTGTCGCCCTATCCCGGCGCCGTGACCAAGCAGATGATGGCCACCTTCACCGCCGGCAAGGCGGCGGTGAACCAGATCTGCGCCACCTTCGACGCCGGGCTCAGGGTGTTCGACCTCGCCCTCGACTATCCGACCCCCGACATCACGACGAACGCCGCCCTCGACGAGAAGGCCTGCGCCGCCACCATGGCCTTCGGCATGGAAGCCATCGCCGGCGGATCTGACCTGCTGTGCCTCGGCGAGATGGGCATCGGCAACACCACCGTCGCCGCCGCCCTCTGCCACGGCCTTTATGGCGGCACGGCCGAGGAGTGGGTGGGCGCCGGCACCGGCGCATCCGGCGAGGTTCTGGATCGCAAGATCGCGGCCGTCCGCGCCGCCGTTGCCTTCCACAAGGATCATCTCTCCGATCCGCTCGAAGTGCTGCGGCGCCTCGGCGGGCGGGAGATCGCCGCCATCGCCGGCGCCATCATCGCCGCGCGGCACGAGAAGGTCCCCGTGGTGCTGGACGGCTATGTCGTGACCGCCGCCGCCGCCGTGCTCCATGCCATGAACCCGTCCGCGCTGGACCATTGCCTCGCCGGGCACGTCTCGGCGGAGAAGGCCCACCGCCAGTTGCTGGATCGGCTCGGGCTGGTGCCGCTGCTCGATCTCGGCATGCGGCTGGGCGAAGGCTCGGGCGCCGCGCTGTCCATCGGCGTGGTGAAGGCGGCCGTCGCCTGCCATCGCGGCATGGCGACCTTCGCCGAGGCCGGCGTCTCCGAGGGCTGA